Proteins co-encoded in one Acidobacteriota bacterium genomic window:
- the serS gene encoding serine--tRNA ligase → MIDLAFVRANLPVVEEKLRARGMDPATALGDFAAIDRERRDAITQVETLKARRNKLTEEIARLRKSGADATAVTEETKSLKAEVEALESRASIADERLQSILQIIPNLPQESVPVGSDEHGNVAEKHWGARPSFDFTPKPHWELGEALNILDFNRAAKISGSRFVVHYGAGARLERALANFMLDLHTREHGYTEVLPPYMVNSKSLFGTGQLPKFAEDLFHCDDKGPYTPGELQDGDHWLIPTAEVPVTNLLRDETIDEAQLPISLCAYTPCFRSEAGSYGKDVRGMIRQHQFQKVELVKFTTPQKSNEEHEALTRHAERVLEILGLPYRRMLLCTGDMGFASSKTYDLEVWLPGQNLYREISSCSNFQDFQARRANIRYRPAGAKKSEYLHTLNGSGLAVGRTYLAILENYQQADGSIKVPEALVSYMNGQTVIAKQEKI, encoded by the coding sequence ATGATCGATCTAGCATTCGTCCGGGCCAACCTGCCCGTTGTAGAAGAGAAACTTCGCGCCCGAGGCATGGATCCGGCTACCGCCCTCGGCGACTTCGCCGCCATCGACCGTGAGCGCCGCGACGCCATTACCCAGGTCGAAACCCTCAAGGCCCGCCGCAACAAGCTCACCGAAGAGATCGCCCGGCTTCGTAAATCCGGAGCGGACGCCACAGCCGTCACCGAGGAGACCAAGTCGCTCAAGGCAGAAGTCGAAGCCCTCGAATCCCGCGCCTCGATCGCCGATGAGCGCCTCCAGTCCATCCTCCAGATCATCCCCAACCTACCGCAGGAGTCCGTCCCCGTCGGCTCCGACGAGCACGGCAACGTCGCCGAAAAGCATTGGGGCGCGAGGCCCAGCTTCGACTTCACCCCCAAGCCTCACTGGGAGTTGGGCGAGGCGCTCAACATCCTCGACTTCAACCGCGCCGCCAAGATCTCCGGCTCCCGTTTCGTCGTCCACTACGGTGCCGGTGCCCGCCTGGAGCGCGCCCTCGCAAACTTCATGCTCGACCTCCACACCCGCGAGCATGGATACACCGAGGTCCTTCCTCCCTACATGGTCAACTCCAAGAGCCTCTTCGGAACCGGCCAGCTCCCCAAGTTCGCCGAAGACCTCTTCCACTGCGACGACAAGGGTCCATACACTCCCGGTGAGCTTCAGGACGGCGACCACTGGCTCATCCCCACCGCCGAGGTCCCCGTCACCAACCTCCTCCGCGATGAGACCATCGACGAGGCCCAGCTCCCCATCTCCCTCTGCGCCTACACTCCGTGCTTTCGCAGCGAGGCTGGCAGCTACGGCAAAGACGTCCGCGGCATGATCCGCCAGCACCAGTTCCAGAAGGTCGAGCTGGTCAAGTTCACCACGCCGCAGAAGTCCAACGAAGAGCACGAGGCACTCACCCGCCACGCCGAGCGGGTCCTCGAGATTCTCGGACTCCCCTATCGCCGCATGCTCCTCTGCACCGGCGACATGGGCTTTGCCTCCTCCAAGACCTACGACCTTGAGGTCTGGCTCCCCGGTCAGAACCTCTACCGCGAGATCAGCTCCTGCTCCAACTTTCAGGACTTCCAGGCCCGGCGCGCCAACATTCGCTACCGCCCCGCTGGAGCAAAAAAGTCCGAGTATCTGCACACGCTCAACGGCTCCGGCCTCGCCGTCGGGCGCACGTACCTCGCCATTCTCGAGAACTACCAGCAGGCTGACGGCAGCATCAAAGTACCCGAAGCCCTCGTCTCCTATATGAACGGCCAAACAGTTATCGCGAAGCAGGAGAAGATTTAA
- a CDS encoding outer membrane lipoprotein-sorting protein, whose amino-acid sequence MKKTLLAFLLLAIPLTTPAQVKPGELDAVLRQMDAASTKFKSAEADFQWDFYERVVKQTTTQHGSIYFKKNGANLEMGAKIVPPGAKFFSFKDGKLSVFDPGTHDLKVFASGKNRAQYESFLTLGFGGSGSELAKAWTVTYLGKEVLSDGNTSIGTAKLDLVSKDPNVRNMFTHIVIWVDPTRGISLKQQFFTPSEDYRTTIYSNIRYNQSIDTKPYQFKK is encoded by the coding sequence ATGAAGAAGACACTTTTAGCGTTCCTCCTGCTCGCCATTCCGCTCACCACCCCCGCCCAGGTCAAACCCGGTGAACTCGACGCCGTGCTCCGCCAGATGGACGCCGCCAGCACAAAGTTCAAATCCGCTGAGGCCGATTTTCAGTGGGACTTCTACGAGCGCGTCGTCAAGCAGACGACCACGCAGCATGGGAGCATCTACTTTAAGAAGAACGGCGCCAACCTGGAGATGGGCGCAAAGATCGTCCCTCCTGGAGCCAAATTCTTCTCCTTCAAGGACGGCAAGCTCTCCGTCTTCGATCCCGGCACCCACGACCTCAAGGTCTTCGCCTCCGGCAAGAACCGCGCCCAGTACGAGAGCTTCCTGACCCTCGGCTTCGGCGGTAGCGGCAGCGAGCTCGCAAAGGCCTGGACCGTCACCTATCTGGGCAAAGAGGTGCTCTCCGACGGCAATACATCAATCGGTACGGCCAAGCTCGATCTCGTCTCAAAAGATCCGAACGTGCGCAATATGTTTACGCACATCGTTATCTGGGTAGACCCAACTCGCGGCATCTCCCTCAAGCAGCAGTTCTTCACCCCGTCCGAGGACTACCGCACGACCATCTACAGCAATATCCGCTATAACCAATCTATCGACACAAAGCCATATCAATTCAAGAAGTAA
- a CDS encoding FAD-containing oxidoreductase encodes MEYTFDAIIVGAGQAGPSLAGRLTGAGWKVALVERKLLGGTCVNAGCTPTKAMVASAYAARAVQRAQEYGLPAQTLTGVDLAQIKKRKDGIVEHSRAGLEKWLAGMEGCTVFRGTARFAGPATMRVNDDVLHAEKVFLNVGARPSVPELPGVHEVQYLTSTTILELETLPEHLLVVGGSYVGLEFAQMFRRFGSEVTVVERAPRLVSHEDEDVSAEVKKILEAEGVRIELGSNCIRLDQKSGSPVIYLDCDGGGRQAIGSHVLLAMGRTPNTDDLGLDMIGITPDKHGFIEVNDKLETSASGVWALGDCNGRGAFTHTSYNDYEIVAANLLDSDPRKVSDRIPVHGLYIDPPLGQVGMTEKQVRERGRPALMGIRPMTKVSRAVEKGESQGFMKVLVDVESKLILGASILGTGGDEAVHCILTAMYAKQPYTLLTHSVHIHPTVAELIPTVFGELKLLD; translated from the coding sequence ATGGAATACACCTTTGATGCCATCATCGTTGGCGCGGGCCAGGCTGGGCCGTCGCTGGCTGGACGCTTGACCGGAGCCGGGTGGAAGGTAGCGCTCGTGGAGCGAAAGCTGCTCGGAGGTACGTGCGTAAACGCAGGTTGCACTCCGACGAAGGCGATGGTGGCCAGCGCCTACGCAGCTCGCGCGGTACAGCGTGCTCAGGAGTACGGACTTCCAGCCCAGACATTGACTGGAGTCGATCTTGCACAGATTAAGAAGCGTAAGGACGGCATTGTGGAGCATTCGCGTGCGGGGCTCGAGAAGTGGCTTGCCGGCATGGAGGGATGCACGGTCTTTCGTGGAACGGCCAGGTTTGCCGGGCCAGCGACGATGCGGGTGAACGACGATGTCCTCCACGCGGAGAAGGTCTTTCTGAATGTGGGAGCACGGCCATCGGTTCCGGAGCTTCCGGGAGTTCACGAGGTCCAGTACCTGACGAGCACGACGATCCTGGAGTTGGAGACGCTGCCGGAGCACCTGCTTGTTGTGGGAGGAAGCTATGTCGGGCTGGAGTTCGCCCAGATGTTCCGCCGGTTTGGCTCGGAGGTGACGGTTGTGGAGCGCGCACCGCGTCTGGTGAGCCACGAGGACGAAGATGTCTCCGCCGAGGTGAAGAAGATTCTTGAGGCAGAGGGCGTCCGAATAGAACTGGGATCCAATTGCATTCGCCTCGATCAGAAGAGCGGCAGCCCGGTCATTTATCTGGACTGCGATGGCGGGGGGCGTCAGGCGATTGGAAGCCACGTCCTGCTGGCGATGGGTCGCACGCCGAACACAGACGACCTGGGGCTGGACATGATCGGTATTACTCCGGACAAGCACGGCTTTATTGAGGTAAACGACAAGCTGGAGACCTCTGCGTCGGGAGTATGGGCGCTCGGAGACTGCAATGGGCGCGGCGCATTTACCCACACCTCTTACAACGACTACGAGATTGTCGCGGCGAACCTCCTGGACAGCGATCCGCGCAAGGTGAGCGACAGAATTCCGGTGCATGGGCTGTACATCGATCCTCCGCTGGGTCAGGTTGGCATGACGGAGAAGCAGGTGAGGGAGCGAGGAAGGCCGGCGTTGATGGGCATCCGCCCAATGACGAAGGTGAGCCGTGCGGTCGAGAAGGGAGAAAGTCAGGGCTTTATGAAGGTGCTGGTGGATGTGGAGTCGAAGCTGATCCTGGGGGCGTCGATCCTCGGAACGGGCGGAGATGAAGCTGTCCACTGCATCCTGACCGCGATGTATGCGAAGCAGCCTTACACGCTGCTGACCCACTCAGTGCATATTCATCCGACCGTGGCTGAACTGATTCCCACGGTCTTCGGGGAATTGAAACTATTGGATTAG
- a CDS encoding carbohydrate kinase family protein, producing MANTSKVDLVGVGLNATDTVIPLPHFPAVGSKVEFGAAKILPGGQVASTVVACQQWGLSTRYVGKIGDDSAADLHRAEFVRTGVEAHLLTVPGCASQQSFILVDREGERTVLHRHDDALSLHPDDLKREWIVNARALHVDGWDTAAATLAATWAREAGIPVIADLDEIYPGVEQLIEKIDYLIVSRDFPSRLMNEPSLESALRRMQTRFGSTLTAATLGHEGVLAWDGRNFHYSSAYRVPVADTTGAGDIFHAGFIYGLLNGWQLDRQLDFACAAAALNCTAVGARGGIKGVDEIERLTVTGTHYPSDSYVPASDSVSL from the coding sequence ATGGCCAATACGTCGAAGGTCGACCTGGTCGGTGTAGGGTTGAATGCCACAGACACGGTCATTCCCCTTCCCCACTTTCCCGCCGTGGGCTCCAAAGTCGAGTTCGGCGCAGCGAAGATTCTCCCCGGAGGACAGGTCGCAAGCACCGTCGTCGCCTGCCAGCAGTGGGGCCTGAGCACGCGCTACGTCGGCAAGATCGGCGACGACAGCGCCGCCGACCTGCACCGCGCAGAGTTCGTGCGCACCGGCGTCGAGGCCCATCTGCTCACCGTGCCCGGCTGCGCCAGCCAGCAGTCCTTCATTCTCGTCGATCGAGAAGGCGAACGCACCGTGCTGCACCGCCACGACGATGCACTCTCGCTTCATCCGGACGACCTCAAGCGCGAGTGGATCGTCAACGCCCGCGCACTCCACGTCGATGGCTGGGATACTGCTGCCGCTACTCTTGCAGCCACTTGGGCCCGCGAGGCGGGCATCCCCGTGATCGCCGACCTCGACGAGATATACCCTGGGGTTGAACAGCTCATCGAAAAAATCGACTATCTTATCGTGAGCCGCGACTTCCCGAGCCGCCTCATGAACGAGCCTAGCCTCGAATCCGCGCTTCGCCGTATGCAGACCCGCTTCGGATCAACGCTTACGGCCGCCACACTTGGGCATGAAGGCGTGCTCGCCTGGGATGGAAGAAACTTCCATTACTCCAGCGCATATCGCGTCCCTGTAGCTGACACGACAGGTGCCGGAGACATCTTTCACGCCGGTTTTATCTACGGACTGCTGAACGGATGGCAGCTTGATCGCCAGCTCGACTTCGCCTGCGCCGCCGCCGCACTCAACTGCACCGCAGTCGGAGCGCGGGGCGGAATCAAGGGTGTAGACGAGATCGAGCGCTTGACCGTCACCGGAACACACTACCCCTCCGATAGCTACGTCCCAGCCTCGGACTCAGTAAGCCTCTAA
- the pnp gene encoding polyribonucleotide nucleotidyltransferase, producing the protein MKQDVTVELAGGKQIKFETGRMAKQASGAALTTSGDNVVLATAVAAPDPKEGIDFFPLTVEYREFTYAGGRIPGGFIKREGRPSEKEILTSRQIDRPIRPLFPEAFRNETQVVAFVYSADKENDTDVLGINGASCALALSDIPFGGPVGAVRIGIVDDQFIVNPTYAEREKSTLNIMVVGTRDGITMIESGAKQIGEERVVDAIEFAHGEIKKICAAIEDLVSRAGKTKRLVTAVEIDTEYLAALKNKIGAKLADALNTKKYPKFESYAKVKELKDSLKAEIAPEDTDGAKKLSKYYELLRETIFREQVLNDRIRPDHRAFDEIRAISIEVGVLPRVHGSALFTRGETQALVSATLGTTDDAQRIETYEGEQKRRFMLHYNFPPFSVGEVGRMSGVGRREIGHGALASRAIEAVLPGEDESPYTLRVVSDILESNGSSSMATVCGASLSLMQAGIPLKGAVAGVAMGLVKEGDKYAVLTDIAGAEDHYGDMDFKVAGTRNGITALQMDIKIMGITPQIMREALEQARRGRMFLLDQMDAVIAGANQEKSKFAPRIHTLQIPTDKIRDLIGPGGKVIRGIIDATGVKIDVDDTGRVNVASSDADGLARAIQMISDLTAVPEVGKTYLGKVVRLAEFGAFVEIFPGTDGLLHVSEIAEHRVKEVKDELREGDQILVKVLAIEGNRIKLSRKAVLREQRAKLGLPEVAPQGGEGDGRGHGQQAPAELQGEGADDDDDFEDGDDEGAEEPNFNRAEGAPAGGGPRPGGSGGPGGQRRPGGRRRRGGRRGGPGGGGSGSSHQGGGNH; encoded by the coding sequence ATGAAGCAGGACGTAACCGTAGAGCTTGCAGGTGGCAAGCAGATCAAATTCGAGACAGGGCGCATGGCCAAGCAGGCCTCCGGCGCCGCGCTGACGACGAGCGGCGATAACGTGGTTCTGGCAACTGCTGTTGCCGCTCCCGACCCAAAGGAAGGCATCGACTTCTTCCCTCTGACAGTGGAGTATCGCGAGTTTACCTATGCCGGCGGCCGTATCCCCGGGGGGTTCATCAAGCGCGAGGGACGCCCAAGCGAGAAGGAGATCCTCACCAGCCGTCAGATCGACCGTCCCATCCGCCCACTGTTCCCCGAGGCCTTCCGTAACGAGACGCAGGTTGTTGCGTTCGTGTACTCGGCCGACAAGGAGAACGATACCGACGTGCTGGGCATCAATGGTGCAAGCTGCGCGCTGGCCCTGAGCGATATCCCGTTCGGCGGTCCTGTGGGTGCGGTGCGCATCGGCATCGTCGATGACCAGTTCATCGTGAACCCGACCTATGCGGAGCGCGAGAAGAGCACGCTGAACATCATGGTCGTCGGCACCAGGGACGGCATCACGATGATCGAGTCGGGCGCGAAGCAGATTGGCGAAGAGCGCGTTGTCGATGCCATTGAGTTCGCCCATGGCGAGATCAAGAAGATCTGCGCGGCGATCGAGGACCTGGTCTCTCGCGCGGGCAAGACGAAGCGCCTTGTAACGGCGGTTGAGATCGACACTGAGTATCTGGCTGCCCTGAAGAACAAGATCGGCGCGAAGCTGGCCGATGCCCTGAACACGAAGAAGTACCCGAAGTTCGAGAGCTACGCAAAGGTTAAGGAGCTGAAGGACTCGCTGAAGGCGGAGATTGCGCCCGAGGACACGGATGGCGCGAAGAAGCTGAGCAAGTACTACGAGCTTTTGCGCGAGACCATCTTCCGCGAGCAGGTGCTGAACGACCGCATTCGTCCCGACCATCGCGCGTTCGATGAGATCCGCGCGATCTCGATTGAGGTTGGTGTGTTGCCTCGCGTGCACGGCTCTGCACTGTTTACACGCGGCGAGACGCAGGCGCTGGTCTCGGCCACGCTGGGTACGACGGACGATGCGCAGCGCATCGAGACCTATGAAGGTGAACAGAAGCGCCGCTTCATGTTGCACTATAACTTCCCGCCGTTCTCGGTGGGCGAGGTGGGCAGAATGTCCGGCGTCGGCCGTCGCGAGATCGGTCACGGCGCTCTGGCTTCGCGCGCCATTGAAGCCGTGCTGCCTGGTGAGGACGAGTCTCCGTACACGCTGCGAGTGGTCTCGGACATCCTGGAGTCGAACGGCTCGTCGTCGATGGCGACGGTCTGCGGAGCTTCACTGTCACTGATGCAGGCGGGCATTCCGCTGAAGGGCGCGGTCGCCGGTGTGGCGATGGGACTGGTGAAGGAGGGCGACAAGTACGCCGTTCTGACCGATATTGCAGGCGCTGAGGACCACTATGGCGATATGGACTTCAAGGTTGCCGGAACGCGCAACGGCATTACGGCCCTCCAAATGGACATCAAGATCATGGGCATCACGCCGCAGATTATGCGCGAGGCGCTCGAGCAGGCACGCCGCGGACGTATGTTCCTGCTGGACCAGATGGATGCTGTGATCGCAGGCGCGAACCAGGAGAAGTCGAAGTTTGCTCCGCGTATTCACACGCTTCAGATTCCGACAGACAAGATTCGCGACCTGATCGGACCAGGAGGCAAGGTCATCCGCGGCATCATCGATGCTACGGGCGTGAAGATCGATGTGGACGACACTGGTCGCGTCAATGTGGCTTCGAGCGATGCCGATGGACTGGCGCGCGCGATCCAGATGATCAGCGACCTCACGGCGGTCCCCGAAGTTGGCAAGACCTACCTGGGCAAAGTCGTTCGTCTGGCGGAGTTCGGCGCCTTCGTCGAGATATTCCCCGGCACCGATGGACTGCTGCACGTCTCAGAGATTGCTGAGCATCGCGTGAAGGAAGTGAAGGACGAGCTTCGTGAAGGCGACCAGATTCTGGTGAAGGTGCTGGCGATCGAAGGCAACCGCATCAAGCTGTCGCGCAAGGCTGTTCTTCGTGAGCAGCGAGCCAAGCTGGGTCTGCCGGAGGTTGCTCCGCAGGGTGGTGAGGGCGATGGCCGTGGACATGGTCAGCAGGCTCCCGCGGAGCTTCAGGGCGAGGGAGCCGATGACGACGACGACTTCGAGGACGGCGACGATGAGGGTGCAGAAGAGCCGAACTTCAATCGTGCTGAAGGTGCCCCGGCTGGCGGAGGCCCGCGTCCCGGAGGATCGGGCGGCCCTGGTGGACAGCGTCGTCCCGGCGGACGGCGCCGTCGTGGTGGGCGCCGTGGCGGTCCAGGTGGCGGTGGTTCGGGTTCATCGCACCAGGGTGGCGGAAACCACTAA
- the rpsO gene encoding 30S ribosomal protein S15: protein MLAPAKKTDIIAKFRTHDSDTGSPEVQIAILSERIGELTEHFKAHKKDHGSRRGLLMLVSKRRRLLDYLKKCDADRYREVIGKLGIRK from the coding sequence GTGCTAGCACCTGCCAAGAAAACAGACATTATTGCGAAATTTCGCACACACGACTCAGACACCGGGAGCCCGGAGGTTCAGATCGCGATTCTGAGCGAGCGTATCGGCGAGCTGACCGAGCACTTCAAGGCCCACAAGAAGGACCACGGATCGCGCCGCGGGCTGCTGATGCTCGTGAGCAAGCGCCGTCGTCTGCTGGATTACCTGAAGAAGTGCGATGCCGACCGCTATCGCGAGGTCATCGGCAAACTGGGTATCCGCAAGTAA
- a CDS encoding DinB family protein, which produces MNAALATLDRELAASLSGLTSAQTQFRLSNDPSQWSIHQIAQHLLLTYRSTITAFESRIAKGTPTRSRPTLSQRLAQFVVVTLGKMPGRRKAPPEVAPIWPDIALAGDALAESASEALAQLDTILDQASSIFGSIPCQSHFALGPLTPAQWSRFHLSHGRHHIRQIMAIRQARRF; this is translated from the coding sequence ATGAATGCAGCGCTCGCCACACTCGACCGTGAACTAGCTGCATCGCTCAGCGGGCTCACCTCGGCACAGACCCAGTTCCGGCTCTCCAACGATCCCTCGCAATGGAGCATTCACCAGATCGCCCAGCACCTTCTGCTCACCTACCGCTCCACCATTACCGCGTTCGAGTCGCGCATCGCCAAGGGCACGCCAACGCGATCACGGCCAACGCTCAGCCAGCGCCTTGCACAGTTTGTTGTTGTCACGCTCGGGAAGATGCCGGGACGCCGCAAAGCTCCGCCGGAGGTCGCTCCAATATGGCCTGATATTGCTCTCGCCGGCGATGCTTTGGCCGAATCCGCCTCCGAAGCCCTGGCTCAACTCGACACAATCCTCGACCAGGCATCCAGCATCTTCGGCTCAATTCCCTGTCAGAGCCACTTCGCGCTCGGCCCACTCACCCCCGCCCAGTGGAGCCGCTTTCATCTCTCGCATGGCCGCCACCACATTCGTCAGATCATGGCAATCAGGCAGGCGCGCCGTTTCTAG
- a CDS encoding PspC domain-containing protein gives MFCTRCGNQLEPTSRFCPACGAPVASAVPPQQPFAAPHLMRPRNNRMIAGVCAAFARQYGWDVTIVRIITAIVCLSGAGALAYIIAWILIPEEPYALPTNGI, from the coding sequence ATGTTCTGTACCCGTTGCGGAAATCAGTTGGAACCAACATCCCGTTTCTGCCCTGCCTGTGGCGCTCCCGTTGCTTCTGCGGTCCCCCCACAGCAACCCTTCGCAGCGCCCCATCTTATGCGCCCGCGCAATAATCGCATGATCGCCGGGGTCTGCGCCGCCTTTGCGCGTCAGTACGGATGGGATGTCACCATCGTCCGCATCATCACAGCTATCGTATGCCTCAGCGGCGCTGGCGCACTCGCTTACATCATCGCCTGGATCCTCATTCCCGAAGAGCCTTACGCCCTGCCCACCAACGGCATCTAG
- the lysA gene encoding diaminopimelate decarboxylase, translated as MCHPERSWTRASRVQRSRRTCGSPLTPQNLKVSIRVLTKKVALKTAAASPAARPFLYRNRSLYCDGISLTALADTHGTPLYVYSAQQISYRFQLFQKAFASRPHTVCYAVKANSSLAILKLLGEQGAGFDIVSGGELERVRRAHKPALKQVVFSGVGKQVWEIDAALKANILQFNVESEQELDLLAARAQALRIRARFALRVNPDVFAETHPYISTGLSEHKFGIAITQARTIYRRATKSKWLDASGVSVHIGSQIRKVDPFAAALDRVTSLVADLRRDGHDIRYIDAGGGLGIDYSDAPFDAAHQVERYAAALAKGLANEHAHLLLEPGRFLVAQAGALLTRVLVTKKNGAKTFVITDAAMNDLIRPALYHAHHEIVPVRQPSGKATITDSKTAENKVDVVGPVCESGDFFARDRALPPVKPGELLALLDAGAYGMTQASNYNSRPRAAEVLIDGTKAKLIRRRETMRDQLAPELL; from the coding sequence ATGTGTCATCCTGAGCGAAGCTGGACGCGCGCGTCTCGCGTCCAACGCAGTCGAAGGACCTGCGGTTCTCCGCTGACGCCACAAAATCTCAAAGTGAGCATCCGCGTTTTGACTAAGAAAGTTGCCCTGAAGACCGCCGCAGCATCGCCTGCCGCACGCCCTTTCCTCTACCGCAACCGTTCCCTCTACTGCGACGGCATCAGCCTGACCGCGCTTGCAGATACACACGGCACCCCGCTCTACGTCTATTCGGCGCAGCAGATCTCCTACCGCTTCCAGCTCTTTCAAAAAGCCTTCGCCTCACGGCCTCACACCGTCTGCTACGCCGTCAAGGCAAACTCCTCGCTTGCGATTCTCAAGCTCCTCGGCGAGCAGGGCGCGGGGTTCGACATCGTCTCCGGCGGAGAGCTCGAGCGCGTTCGCCGCGCCCACAAGCCCGCGCTCAAACAAGTGGTCTTCTCCGGCGTTGGCAAGCAGGTCTGGGAGATCGACGCCGCGCTCAAAGCCAACATCCTCCAGTTCAATGTCGAGTCCGAGCAGGAGCTCGACCTCCTCGCCGCTAGAGCACAGGCGCTGCGCATCCGCGCCCGCTTCGCCCTCCGCGTCAACCCCGACGTCTTCGCCGAAACCCACCCCTACATCTCCACTGGCCTCAGCGAACACAAGTTCGGCATCGCTATCACCCAGGCCCGCACCATCTATCGCCGGGCTACGAAGTCCAAGTGGCTCGACGCGTCCGGCGTCAGCGTCCACATCGGCTCGCAGATCCGCAAGGTCGACCCCTTCGCTGCCGCACTCGACCGCGTCACCTCGCTCGTCGCCGACCTTCGCCGCGACGGCCACGACATCCGCTATATCGACGCCGGCGGCGGCCTCGGCATCGACTACTCCGACGCCCCCTTCGACGCCGCCCACCAGGTCGAGCGCTACGCCGCCGCACTCGCCAAAGGTCTCGCCAACGAGCATGCCCACCTGCTCCTCGAACCCGGACGCTTCCTCGTGGCGCAGGCAGGCGCGCTCCTCACACGCGTCCTCGTCACCAAGAAGAACGGCGCGAAGACCTTCGTCATCACCGACGCCGCCATGAACGACCTCATCCGCCCCGCGCTCTACCACGCGCACCACGAGATCGTTCCCGTCCGCCAGCCCTCCGGCAAGGCCACCATCACCGATAGCAAGACAGCAGAAAACAAAGTGGATGTAGTCGGCCCCGTCTGCGAGTCCGGCGACTTCTTCGCCCGCGACCGTGCGCTCCCACCGGTCAAGCCCGGCGAACTCCTGGCCCTGCTCGACGCCGGAGCCTACGGCATGACCCAGGCCTCCAACTACAACTCCCGCCCCCGCGCCGCCGAGGTCCTCATCGACGGCACAAAAGCAAAGCTGATCCGCCGCCGCGAAACCATGCGCGATCAGCTTGCACCTGAACTGCTCTAG
- a CDS encoding VOC family protein — MSIPSGTRIGHVHLKVANLDRALAFYCGVLGFDLMQQFGSQAAFISAGGYHHHIGLNTWESKDGPPPAPGTTGLYHLAIVYPTRAALADALRALIAHKIPLDGAADHGVSEALYLRDPDQNGVELYWDRPQDAWPRTSSGELAMYTRPLNLHNLLATSDRSIPDHIPEGPKDL, encoded by the coding sequence ATGTCCATCCCCTCAGGCACCCGCATCGGACACGTTCACCTCAAGGTCGCTAACCTCGACCGCGCCCTGGCCTTCTACTGCGGCGTCCTCGGCTTCGACCTGATGCAGCAGTTCGGCTCGCAGGCTGCCTTCATCTCCGCCGGAGGTTATCACCATCACATCGGCCTCAACACCTGGGAGAGCAAGGACGGCCCTCCCCCTGCCCCCGGAACGACAGGCCTCTACCATCTCGCCATCGTCTACCCCACCCGCGCAGCGCTGGCCGATGCCCTCAGAGCTTTGATCGCGCATAAAATTCCGCTCGACGGAGCCGCCGACCATGGCGTCAGCGAGGCGTTATATCTCCGTGATCCCGACCAGAATGGCGTCGAGCTTTACTGGGACCGCCCTCAAGACGCATGGCCACGCACCTCTTCAGGAGAACTCGCCATGTACACCCGTCCGCTCAACCTGCACAATCTCCTGGCGACCTCCGACAGATCCATTCCCGATCACATTCCGGAAGGGCCAAAGGATCTATAG
- a CDS encoding YebC/PmpR family DNA-binding transcriptional regulator — MSGHSKWATIKHKKGALDAKRGKIFTRLIKEISIASKLGGGDPDGNPRLRSAIAAAKAENMPNDNIKRAIQRGTGEIEGASYEEITYEGYGPGGVAIIVDVLTDNKNRAVSEIRHAFSKNGGNLGAEGAVSWMFTTKGVITVTKSAASEDKLTEIVLDAGAEDLSDQGENWEILTDPKDFEAVSNAIKAAGIAAETAEVTKIASTYTKLEGSQANAMIRLLETIEDLDDTQNVYSNFDMDEAPVAG; from the coding sequence ATGTCCGGCCACTCAAAATGGGCGACAATTAAGCATAAGAAGGGCGCCCTCGACGCCAAGCGCGGCAAGATCTTTACCCGCCTGATCAAGGAAATCTCCATCGCCTCCAAGCTCGGCGGAGGCGATCCCGACGGCAATCCCCGCCTGCGCAGCGCCATCGCTGCCGCCAAGGCCGAGAACATGCCGAACGACAACATCAAGCGCGCCATCCAGCGCGGCACCGGCGAGATTGAAGGCGCCAGCTACGAAGAGATCACCTACGAGGGCTACGGCCCCGGCGGCGTTGCCATCATCGTCGACGTCCTCACTGACAATAAGAACCGCGCCGTCAGCGAGATTCGCCACGCCTTCTCGAAGAACGGCGGCAATCTCGGAGCGGAAGGCGCGGTGTCGTGGATGTTCACCACAAAGGGTGTCATCACTGTGACCAAGTCGGCAGCCAGCGAAGACAAACTTACCGAGATCGTCCTGGACGCGGGAGCGGAAGATCTCTCCGACCAGGGCGAGAACTGGGAGATCCTGACCGACCCCAAGGACTTTGAGGCTGTCTCGAACGCGATCAAGGCTGCTGGCATCGCGGCGGAGACGGCTGAGGTCACCAAGATTGCCTCGACCTACACCAAGCTCGAAGGCTCACAGGCCAACGCCATGATTCGTCTCCTCGAGACGATCGAAGACCTCGACGATACGCAAAACGTCTACTCGAACTTCGATATGGACGAGGCGCCTGTCGCAGGCTAA